From the Gemmatimonadaceae bacterium genome, the window CGCCGGGTGCAACCGGAGCGACTGGTCCCACAGGTGCGACGGGTGATCCGGGCGCAACTGGAACAGCCGGAACGCCGGGTGCAACCGGAGCGACTGGTCCCACAGGTGCGACGGGTGATCCGGGCGCCACTGGAACAGCTGGAACGCCGGGTGCAACTGGAGCAACTGGAACAGCCGGAACGCCGGGTGCAACTGGAGCGACTGGTCCCACAGGTGCGACGGGTGATCCGGGCGCAACTGGAACAGCCGGAACGCCGGGTGCAACCGGAGCGACTGGTCCCACAGGTGCGACGGGTGATCCGGGCGCCACTGGAACAGCCGGAACGCCGGGTGCAACTGGCGCCACTGGAACAGCCGGAACGCCGGGTGCAACCGGAGCAACTGGCGCAACTGGCGCGACTGGCGCTGGAGCAACTGGAGCAACTGGAGCAACTGGCGCAACTGGCGCAACCGGTGCAACCGGAGCGACGGGCGCGACTGGTACTAACGGAGTCTCCGGCATCCAAGTCGTGACCGCCAGTACCACAATGGCCTCGAGCACGAACGAGGACGTGCTGGTGCAGGCGACAGCAACATGTCCGGCCGGGAAGCGTGTCACGGGCGGTGGGGGCGAAATCACCACGAGCAATACAGATATCCGGAGCCAGGTCGTGATGTTCCGGACATTCCCGACCCCCTCCCCAACATTCAACTCTTGGACGGCCTCGGCAGTTATCATCAGCGGCTTCAGTGGCCAGTCGGTCACGGTGACGACGTACGCGATCTGCGTGAACGCGATCTAGCCTGAACTGAAATCATGTGTTGAACCGCCTCCATGGCCCTTGGCCGTGGGGGCGGTTTGGCGTTTCGGTGTGCCCAGCATGACCATTCACTTGGAGGTGAAAGTCCTCTGGGGAGTTGATCGCAGCAACCCGAGCGAACCGCAAGGTGATGAGCGTGAGCGAGTCACTGAAAGAAGCGGAGTAGCGAGACCTGCGGGCCGACGAACAGGAATCGGATATGAGGCGTGGCCGACAAGGGCGAGCGGGCCGATGGCCGCAAAGCTCTCGCGATCAAGAGTCAGGCTGCGTAGATCCGGCGCTCGTGTAGGGACAGTGAATGGGATTACCTAGGGAGATCTCGCTTTACATCTGAAAGGGTGACGTAGCGTCGGGCAATTGACGCGACGGAGCGAGAAGTCAGCAGAGGCCATAGTAGCGGGGGACTTCGGGGAAGGTGGACCGCTCCACTCGCGAAGGGCCGAACAGAGAGGAGAGCGATACGACCGTGCACCACGCCGAGGTCATGCAGATGTCGAACGCTCAGTTCGAGCTGCCGCTGGAGGACAGGGGTGAAGCCCCGATAGGAAAGCGGAGCGGTGAAACCACGCTGGCGATGCGAGGAGACGTGCGCTCAGCAGACGACGACTTGCAGATGATGGAGCGAGTTGTCGGGCGGAGGAATCTGCTGCGGGCATTGAAGCGCGTGCAGCAGAATCAGGGAAGTCCGGGCGTGGATGGATTGACGGTGGAAGCACTCCCCGCCTATCTGCGTGAACACTGGGGGGTAATCCGCGGGCAATTGCTTGCAGGTCGCTACCAGCCGAGCGCGGTTAAGCGGTGCGAGATTCCGAAACCGGCCGGCGGGATGAGGCAGTTAGGCATTCCGACCGTGCTTGATCGGTTCATCCAGCAGGCCGTGTTACAGGTCTTGCAGCCAGAGATCGATCCCACTTTCTCGGAACACAGCTACGGCTACCGGCCGGGGCGGAGGGCACACGATGCAGTGTGTCAGGCGCAGCGGTATGTGCAAGGGGGCCGCAGATGGGTGGTCGATGTAGACCTGGAGAAGTTCTTCGACCGGGTTAACCACGATGTGCTGATGGGGAAGATGGCGAAGCGGATCGCGGACGCACGGGTGCTGAAACTCATTCGGCGTTATCTCGAAGCCGGAATAATGGTGAACGGGGTGGCGCTGGACCGGTACGAGGGAACGCCGCAAGGCGGACCGCTGTCGCCGCTACTGGCGACGTGCTGCTGGATGAAGTGGACAAGGAGCTTGAGCGGCGCGGGCACCGCTTCGTGCGCTACGCCGATGACTGCAATGTGTACGTGCGGTCGAAGCGAGCGGGGGAGCGCGTGATGCAGGGCTTGGTCAGACTGTACGTCAAGCTCAGGTTACGAGTCAACACATCCAAGAGTGCGGTGGCGCCGGTGTGGGAGCGCGCGTTTCTGGGCTACGGTTTCTGGGTAGCTCCGGGACGGGTGGTCAAACGCCGTGTGGCACCAAAAGCCCTGATGACAATGAAAGAGCGCGTCCGGCGGATCACGAGCCGGAACGGTGGACGCAGCATCGAGCGGGTAGTGGCGGCGCTGCGGAGTTACTTGGTGGGGTGGAAGGAATATTTCCGCCTCGCCGACACGCCCGCAGTCTTTGAGGACGTGGACAAGTGGCTTCATCGCCGGCTGCGCATGCTCATGCTGAAACAGTGGAAGCGCGGGCGGACCATGTATCGAGAGTTGCAGCGTCGCGGAGTCGGCGGAGCTGCTCTTTGGATCGCGGCACGCTACGGGCGAAGCTGGTGGCATGTGGCAGCGCACAAGGCGCTCAACATCGCTCTTCCGGGTCGGTACTTCGAGTCACTGGGCGTACCGCGCCTATGTATTCGCGAAACCTCAATACTCTGAACCGCCGGATGCGGACCCGCATGTCCGGTGGTGTGAGAGGGAAGTAGAGGAGCTATCCTCCTCTACTCCCTATCCCGATTCGTTGTCGCGCTCGTCCTGAATGTAGCCTTACCCAGATGCGGCATCCGCGGTGGCGTTGGGTATCACGCGATCAGCGGCGGAGGAGAGAGCAGCTGCAACGCCTTTTAATGAGAGGTATTCCCGCCACAAGCGCCACTGGAACTGCGGCCGCCAGCTACGCAGCGCCGATAGTCACCTTGTTGAAACTCGCTCATTCCGCTATGGCTCGAGCCTGTCTATCGCCCAAGCCTGGCCCTGGCTGTGTCGGCCGTCGCCCGGTCCTTGATCTTCTCGGCCATCGCGAGAACCTTTTCCCAATACGGTCTCGCTTCCGCTGACTTTCCGGAACGTCCGAGCGCGACTGCAATCTGGTAATTCGCACCATAGTGTGTCGGATTCCTTTCAAGCACCTTCCGAAACTGTTCGGCCGCCAGCGCCGGATCGTTCCGGGTGTACAAAAGGCTCAGCCCTTCACTCATCATCCCCGCCTCGCTGACCGTATCGGGTTGTGCCAAACGCATCCGGGCGGTCTGGGCGGTGACCGTATCCTTTACGCTTTCCGCTGCGCCAAGCACAACTATCCAGATCGCCCGGGCCTCGGCGGGTTTTCCGGCGCGGTCGAGAGCTGCCGCAAGCTGGAAGCGAGCACCATAGTGCGTTGGATTCCGCTGCAAGATCCCACGGAATACCTCCGCGGCTTTGTTGGGATCGTTGCGGTTGACGAGCTCAAGCCCCAGCGCCATTTGGGCAGCGTCTGAATTGAGGTCGGGCATCCCGGTCTGGGCCGAATCGCTGCTCGCGGGCGAGCGATCGCCACATCCCGCTACTCCCGAAGCGAGCGCGACAGCGGCGACGATCACCTTGCCGGGTGAGAGCGGGAAATGAGAAAAGAAGCGGATCATTGATCCCTCAGAATTTGGACAGACCGGTTAAAAGTAGAGACATACCGACTGAGAGGCGCAGTGGAGCGGACAGGCCGACCCATCTCGGTCAAGGTAACAACATAGGCAGTTTATCCCATTAGATGATTATTCCAATCGCCGTTAAAATTGGCGACCAATCCAGAATGACCGGCGCCACGGCTACTGGGTCACGTGGTGCGTTGAGCTTTTGACGTAAGCGACCCCGCCGGCGCGCCGAAGGCATGCTTCAGCGGGGCGACCTCTTAGCACGTGAGCAACGCGAAAGCCTTGAATAGATGATCGAGGCCCTCATAAAGGCCTCTTTCATTCCACGCTCTGCGATGCATATCAATGCCAGCGTCCGTTGTTTCATCGCATTTCAGAACTGCATCCTTATCATTTTGCTGTATGCGTATTGCGTCGAACCGCCGCCGAAACTCCAACCATATCAGGCGCATACTTACTAGCAAATGGGACCCCGGGGGCCAACCTGCCGGGGTTCTTCTTCA encodes:
- a CDS encoding group II intron maturase-specific domain-containing protein, with product MKERVRRITSRNGGRSIERVVAALRSYLVGWKEYFRLADTPAVFEDVDKWLHRRLRMLMLKQWKRGRTMYRELQRRGVGGAALWIAARYGRSWWHVAAHKALNIALPGRYFESLGVPRLCIRETSIL
- a CDS encoding tetratricopeptide repeat protein, with amino-acid sequence MIRFFSHFPLSPGKVIVAAVALASGVAGCGDRSPASSDSAQTGMPDLNSDAAQMALGLELVNRNDPNKAAEVFRGILQRNPTHYGARFQLAAALDRAGKPAEARAIWIVVLGAAESVKDTVTAQTARMRLAQPDTVSEAGMMSEGLSLLYTRNDPALAAEQFRKVLERNPTHYGANYQIAVALGRSGKSAEARPYWEKVLAMAEKIKDRATADTARARLGR